In a genomic window of Saccharomyces kudriavzevii IFO 1802 strain IFO1802 genome assembly, chromosome: 2:
- the ALG14 gene encoding N-acetylglucosaminyldiphosphodolichol N-acetylglucosaminyltransferase anchoring subunit ALG14 (similar to Saccharomyces cerevisiae ALG14 (YBR070C); ancestral locus Anc_3.289), which yields MKTAYLASLILIVLTVYVFRLVAILPFFHTQTDTEKNTRNEASVLRMHKPSKKPLKIFVFLGSGGHTGEMLRLLQNYNDLLLDKSTVYVGYSDQASKQKFARLMKNFGHCKVQYYEFMKAREVKATLLQSVKSIIGTLVQSFVHVIQIRFAMCGSPHLFLLNGPGTCCIISFWLKLIELIVLFLDSSHIVYVESLARINTPSLTGKILYWMVDEFIVQWQELRDNCLPRSKWFGILV from the coding sequence ATGAAAACGGCCTATCTGGCGTCTTTGATACTCATTGTATTGACCGTCTATGTCTTCAGGTTAGTAGCAATACTACCTTTTTTCCACACACAAACAGATACGGAAAAGAACACCCGAAATGAGGCTAGCGTACTGAGAATGCACAAGCCGTCGAAGAAACCACTCAAgatttttgtatttttagGGTCTGGCGGCCATACAGGCGAAATGCTTCGTCTTTTGCAGAATTACAATGACCTTTTGCTGGATAAGTCAACCGTATACGTAGGCTACTCTGATCAGGCTTCAAAGCAAAAATTCGCCCGCCTTATGAAGAACTTTGGTCATTGCAAAGTGCAATACTATGAGTTCATGAAGGCCAGAGAGGTCAAGGCGACTCTTTTGCAAAGTGTTAAGAGTATCATAGGAACATTAGTGCAATCTTTTGTGCACGTGATTCAAATCAGGTTTGCCATGTGCGGTTCCCCTCACCTCTTCTTGTTAAACGGGCCCGGAACATGCTGCATAATCTCCTTTTGGTTGAAACTTATAGAACTCATTGTGCTTTTCTTGGATTCCTCCCACATAGTCTACGTGGAATCGCTGGCAAGAATTAACACCCCTAGTCTGACGGGGAAGATACTATATTGGATGGTGGACGAGTTCATCGTCCAGTGGCAAGAATTGAGAGATAATTGCTTGCCCAGGTCCAAGTGGTTTGGTATTCTCGTTTAG
- the SKDI02G1770 gene encoding uncharacterized protein (similar to Saccharomyces cerevisiae YBR071W; ancestral locus Anc_3.290) has translation MLRHSKNSGTNSSVDTKKRQSMHLGSKTSLMSLSNEFYHGLSKTKQKKQEDSPPSSSSFTTLNKRRSSQSKLKRSSLLLDETLLKDYHSAMKHMQTNAAKEEKLRSAPSPTQSTRSESDASLSSSKSSISSIFSYDKDYSIHDLLYEDIEEMDRTTNAFKVNNTIAMDESKALFVFCSNESFVKIAPTDALHELKLDTSDTRSNRRTSLDFF, from the coding sequence ATGCTAAGACACTCCAAAAATTCCGGTACAAACTCAAGTGTAGATACTAAGAAAAGACAATCCATGCATTTAGGATCCAAAACTTCGTTGATGTCACTGTCTAACGAATTTTATCATGGGCTTTCGAAGACgaagcaaaaaaagcaagaggACAGCCCtccttcttcgtcttcatttACAACACTGAACAAAAGAAGGTCTAGTCAgtcaaaattgaaaagaagtaGTCTGCTGTTGGATGAAACACTTCTCAAGGACTATCATTCAGCCATGAAACACATGCAGACGAACGctgcaaaagaagagaagcTGCGGTCGGCTCCATCCCCAACGCAGTCGACGAGGAGTGAGTCAGACGCCAGTCTCTCTTCCAGCAAGAGttcgatttcttcaattttttcttacgATAAGGACTATTCCATTCACGATTTGCTATACGAGGATATCGAGGAGATGGATAGAACAACCAACGCCTTCAAAGTCAATAATACAATAGCAATGGACGAGTCGAAAGCGCTTTTCGTATTTTGTTCAAACGAGTCCTTTGTAAAGATAGCGCCTACTGACGCGCTGCACGAGCTAAAGTTGGACACCTCAGATACACGTTCCAATAGGAGAACATcgttggattttttttaa
- the HSP26 gene encoding chaperone protein HSP26 (similar to Saccharomyces cerevisiae HSP26 (YBR072W); ancestral locus Anc_3.291) produces MSFNSPFFDFFDNINSEVDAFNRLLGEGGLRSYAPGRQLVKAPTKDSTGKEVAKPNNYSGALYDPRDEALDDWFDNDLSLFSSGLGFPRSITVPVDILDHDKNYELKVVVPGVKSKKDIDIEYHQNKNQILVSGEIPSSLNEESKDKVKVKESNSGRFKRVITLPDYPGVDADNIKADYASGVLTLTVPKLKPQKDGKSHVKKIEVSSQESWGN; encoded by the coding sequence ATGTCATTTAACAgcccattttttgatttctttgacaaCATTAACAGCGAGGTTGACGCCTTCAACAGATTGTTAGGAGAAGGTGGCTTGAGAAGCTACGCACCAGGTCGTCAGTTAGTAAAGGCCCCTACTAAGGATTCTACTGGTAAGGAAGTTGCTAAGCCAAATAATTATAGCGGCGCTCTTTATGATCCAAGGGATGAAGCGTTAGATGACTGGTTTGACAACGATTTGTCATTGTTCTCATCCGGCCTTGGTTTCCCTAGAAGCATTACTGTTCCAGTTGATATATTGGATCATGACAAGAACTATGAATTGAAGGTGGTGGTTCCTGGTGTCAAGAGTAAGAAGGATATTGATATTGAGTACCAccaaaacaaaaatcaaattttggTTTCCGGTGAAATTCCATCTTCCTTGAATGAGGAAAGTAAGGATAAGGTCAAGGTCAAGGAAAGCAACTCCGGTAGGTTCAAGAGAGTTATCACTTTACCAGACTATCCAGGTGTGGATGCTGACAACATTAAGGCAGATTATGCAAGTGGTGTGCTAACCTTGACAGTTCCAAAATTGAAGCCTCAGAAGGATGGTAAGAGCCACGTCAAGAAGATTGAGGTTTCATCGCAAGAGTCATGGGGCAATTAA
- the RDH54 gene encoding DNA-dependent ATPase RDH54 (similar to Saccharomyces cerevisiae RDH54 (YBR073W); ancestral locus Anc_3.292) has translation MQIPKYQNKPFKPPRRVGSSNSAQLKSATVTVTAAPISRVNVAIQAKRNIPLGAPLNAAKKPKNLDSNQYIRYFTIMYRKPTTKKHKTWNGDGYAALKVDSSKLTFYNEAGKFLGSNALPSGSDSLFETLFKVGSHEVQLDYELKERTEIDSIKEILSQASGSVNLTAANATVTAPSSKNDGGKSQMPLSQLFTLNTVRKFKAVTKQSQEHMTVPTRNNQSTLARKYYPVFDVDKIVNPLVMNKNAAAEVDVIVDPLVGKFLRPHQREGVKFMYDCVMGLARPSFEDQNSDAKSLVLENDSDISGCLLADDMGLGKTLMSITLIWTLIRQDPFASKVPCSQSGIPLSGLCKKTLVVCPVTLIGNWKREFGKWLNLSRIGVLTLSSRNSPDMDKMAVRNFLKVQRTYQVLIIGYEKLLSVSEELEKNKHLIDLLVCDEGHRLKNGASKILNTLKSLDVKKKLLLTGTPIQNDLSEFFTIIDFINPGVLGNFASFKRRFIIPITRARDTANRYNDDVLEKGEEKSKEMIEITKRFILRRTNSILEKYLPPKTDIILFCRPYDEQILAFKDILQGARLDFRRLTFSSSLGLITLLKKVCNSPGLIGSDSYYNSLIKDTQSQGSYSRSLNSGKLKVLMTLLEGIRKRTEEKVVIVSNYTQTLDIIENLMNMAGMSHCRLDGSIPAKQRDSIVTSFNRSPAIFGFLLSAKSGGVGLNLIGASRLILFDNDWNPSVDLQAMSRIHRDGQKNPCFIYRLVTTGCIDEKILQRQLMKNSLSQKFLGDSETKNKGSSNDDLFNKEDLKDLFSVHTNTKSNTHDLICSCDGLGDEIECFEKQLDVVEPKKPKSTIWTSALELQKEMNETATRDDAKKCQSIRQCLVNYKHIDPARQDELFDEVITDSFTELKDDITFAFVKPSEICLKEE, from the coding sequence ATGCAGATACCAAAATATCAGAATAAACCATTCAAGCCTCCGAGAAGGGTTGGATCAAGTAATAGCGCCCAACTTAAATCAGCCACAGTCACCGTCACGGCAGCACCCATATCTAGAGTGAATGTTGCTATTcaagcaaaaagaaatattccGCTAGGGGCGCCTCTTAATGCTGCCAAAAAACCGAAGAATCTGGATTCAAATCAATACATTAGATACTTTACTATCATGTATCGGAAACCTACAACCAAGAAGCACAAAACCTGGAACGGTGATGGTTATGCCGCCTTAAAGGTTGATAGTAGTAAGCTAACCTTTTATAATGAAGCAggaaaatttcttggatcGAATGCATTACCGAGTGGTTCTGATTCTCTTTTTGAgactcttttcaaagtggGTTCTCATGAAGTACAGCTAGATTACGAATTGAAAGAGAGGACAGAAATAGATAGtatcaaagaaatcttATCGCAAGCGAGTGGAAGCGTCAATTTGACTGCTGCAAATGCAACGGTAACAGCGCCATCTTCAAAGAATGACGGTGGCAAATCGCAAATGCCATTGTCTCAACTATTTACACTGAATACAGTGAGAAAATTTAAGGCAGTAACAAAGCAATCGCAGGAGCATATGACTGTACCGACGCGAAATAATCAAAGCACTCTGGCCAGAAAATATTACCCAGTGTTTGATGTTGACAAAATCGTTAATCCTTTAGTGATGAATAAGAATGCTGCTGCTGAAGTTGACGTGATTGTTGATCCATTAGTGGGTAAGTTTTTACGCCCTCATCAGAGGGAAGGTGTAAAGTTCATGTACGATTGCGTAATGGGTTTAGCAAGACCAAGTTTTGAGGATCAGAATAGTGATGCTAAAAGTCTAGTACTAGAAAACGACTCAGATATCAGTGGGTGTTTGTTGGCGGACGACATGGGTTTAGGTAAAACATTAATGAGTATAACTTTAATTTGGACATTGATTAGGCAGGATCCATTTGCTTCCAAAGTCCCATGTTCGCAATCAGGTATACCATTGAGTGGTCTTTGTAAAAAGACCTTAGTGGTTTGTCCTGTCACTCTGATAGGAAATTGGAAGAGAGAATTTGGCAAATGGTTAAATTTATCGAGAATAGGTGTCTTAACACTaagttcaagaaattcgCCCGATATGGATAAAATGGCTGTCAGGAATTTTTTAAAGGTACAGCGAACCTATCAAGTTTTGATTATTGGctatgaaaaattgctaAGTGTATCTGAAGAATTAGAGAAGAATAAGCATCTCATCGATTTGTTGGTGTGTGACGAAGGACATCGTTTGAAAAACGGCGCTTCTAAAATTCTGAATACGTTGAAGAGTTTAGAtgtgaagaaaaaacttctgCTTACGGGAACTCCGATACAAAATGATCTTAGCGAATTTTTTACTATCATAGACTTCATAAATCCGGGAGTCCTTGGCAACTTTGCCTCTTTCAAGAGAAGATTTATTATCCCAATAACGAGAGCTAGAGATACCGCAAACAGATACAACGATGATGTGTTGGAGAAAGGGGAAGAAAAATCCAAGGAGATGATTGAAATTACAAAGAGATTTATTCTAAGAAGAACGAATTCAATTCTAGAAAAGTATCTTCCTCCGAAAACGGACATAATTTTATTCTGTAGACCCTACGACGAACAAATTCTGGCTTTTAAGGATATTCTACAGGGTGCACGTTTAGATTTTAGACGGTTAACGTTCAGCTCTTCGCTGGGGTTAATTACTTTACTGAAAAAGGTGTGCAACTCTCCCGGATTGATTGGTTCGGATTCATATTACAATTCACTCATAAAAGATACTCAATCTCAAGGAAGCTACAGCCGTTCCCTGAACTCTGGTAAATTAAAGGTTCTGATGACATTGCTCGAAGGTATTAGGAAGCGTACCGAAGAAAAGGTTGTTATAGTTTCCAATTATACTCAAACATTAGATATAATTGAAAACCTAATGAATATGGCAGGAATGTCACATTGCAGGCTTGATGGTTCTATACCTGCCAAACAAAGAGACTCCATTGTCACATCTTTTAATCGTAGTCCAGCCATATTCGGATTCTTGTTGAGTGCAAAATCTGGAGGCGTAGGGCTGAATCTGATCGGCGCTTCCCGACTTATATTGTTTGATAATGATTGGAACCCCTCGGTAGATTTACAAGCCATGTCAAGGATCCACAGGGATGGTCAGAAAAATCCGTGCTTTATATATAGGTTGGTTACAACAGGATGCATCGATGAGAAAATCTTGCAAAGGCaactgatgaaaaataGCCTAAGTCAGAAATTTCTAGGTGACTCTGAAACGAAGAATAAAGGTTCTTCCAATGATGATCTCTTCAACAAAGAGGACTTGAAGGATCTATTCTCTGTTCACACGAACACGAAGAGTAATACTCATGATTTGATCTGTTCTTGCGATGGCTTGGGTGACGAAATTGagtgttttgaaaaacaattgGATGTTGTTGAACCAAAGAAGCCCAAATCTACAATATGGACTAGCGCTCTGGAGTtgcaaaaggaaatgaaTGAAACTGCTACCAGGGATGATGCGAAAAAGTGCCAATCCATTAGACAATGCCTTGTTAACTATAAACATATCGATCCAGCCAGGCAAGATGAAttatttgatgaagttaTTACGGATTCCTTCACAGAATTGAAAGATGATATCACTTTTGCATTTGTCAAGCCCAGCGAGATTTGCctcaaagaagaatga
- the PFF1 gene encoding Pff1p (similar to Saccharomyces cerevisiae YBR074W; ancestral locus Anc_3.295), giving the protein MKLKSLFRSVLKYRKTNLSLLLLITYSIIAILYIFDHEYYKFNLPRKDEQPEFNDLLETAWTDLQIITASFHPYTSRENDNVHDYLLSRVLEITGNASFASVSDDASTKRSILFQQQQTSDTSSGVSRVTYFESSNILVKLEGQSPNQEGLLLSAHFDSVPTARGATDDGMGVASLLANLKYHMKHRPDRTLIFNFNNNEEFGLLGASTYFDHPWSDLTKYVINLEGTGAGGKAVLFRTSDTSTARIYQESVKENPFGNSIYQQGFYSGYVRSETDYKIYEENGMRGWDIAFYKPRNLYHTMKDSIQYTCKASLWHMLHTSLQLTSYVVSNPLDTEDQSPACYFDFIGLKFFVMSAKTLFYWNCIFLLISPIAAVGFYLISRDRMTWKSYSWLSWMRFPFSLIVGIVLQKLFSNDITHSNRLTFSRNYFWPVSAYFTEILLANYVLINCWNRFFPCKDVKSLSIIELFIILWVILLFTSKLLYCSDYTYTGVYPFSILFMLTTIAATLRLLRLALKPKAGKGNGIEVVDRHSGYSSLSQVDIEGENHENTEQFRNQSPLSQDEQSSRQDDNVSTTLAPHVSDDQDADLGQQQHDERAPLLKVSSHPSEEANIMGTSSKTKYNDYAWVIQFLVIVPISSFILFSSVDAVMDALNQTVQEGNKATFDIIRFGMVGSILIALPILPFFYKVNYMTILLTVLIFLISTSKTLLEHPFTNNNPLKVRFSQNIDLSRGDGASVHVFGREGNFLKPMLEDLPSIKFNSTPINCTSVTNGMELCMYDGMQPNLLSTNAKTDISNMVKVHILSDSRNSTERSPYEPIVAELLLEAKENRACTLSFNSRSRVKSPVREVTVYQEEEFALQHPNTSKTIKTSSGIDELQLHKLDFDQKAYHIGVQWFPKILTDGNLEDEDLGTKDELSVSISCYWGEYDSESVVNGTAVRKIPAFDELLNYAPPTFSFTNEQKGLVIVKDVIIL; this is encoded by the coding sequence ATGAAGTTAAAAAGTCTATTCAGGTCAGTTCTAAAGTACcgaaaaacaaacttgAGCTTGCTACTTTTGATCACCTACTCGATTATTGCGATACtctatatttttgatcatGAATATTATAAATTCAACTTGccaagaaaagatgaacAGCCTGAATTTAATGACTTGTTAGAAACAGCCTGGACAGATTTACAAATTATTACAGCATCTTTCCATCCTTATACATCTAGAGAGAATGATAATGTCCACGATTATTTACTGAGTAGAGTTCTAGAAATTACAGGTAATGCATCTTTTGCAAGCGTTTCAGATGATGCAAGTACTAAGAGATCCATATTGTTTCAACAACAGCAAACCTCCGACACGTCCTCGGGTGTTTCGAGAGTAACATATTTCGAATCGTCCAACATTTTAGTCAAGTTAGAGGGACAAAGTCCCAACCAAGAAGGACTGCTTCTTTCAGCTCATTTCGATTCCGTACCTACAGCTCGCGGGGCTACCGATGATGGAATGGGGGTGGCTTCTTTATTAGCCAATTTGAAGTATCATATGAAACATAGGCCGGACAGAACTTTAATCTTCAACtttaataataatgaagaatttggcCTGTTGGGAGCATCAACGTATTTTGATCATCCATGGTCTGATTTAACCAAGTACGTCATAAACTTGGAAGGAACTGGCGCTGGTGGAAAAGCGGTGTTGTTTAGAACATCAGATACTTCAACGGCAAGAATATATCAGGAATCTGTCAAAGAAAACCCATTTGGCAATTCTATTTATCAACAAGGCTTTTACAGTGGATATGTCAGAAGTGAAACAGACTACAAGAtttatgaagaaaacgGAATGAGGGGCTGGGATATTGCTTTTTATAAACCAAGAAATCTTTATCACACTATGAAAGATTCAATACAATATACTTGCAAAGCATCTTTATGGCATATGCTCCATACCTCGCTACAACTAACTTCATATGTGGTGTCCAATCCGTTAGACACAGAGGATCAATCGCCGGCTTgttattttgattttatcgGATTGAAGTTCTTTGTTATGAGCGCTAAAACGCTCTTTTATTGGAATTGTATATTTCTGTTAATTTCGCCCATTGCTGCTGTTGGTTTTTACCTAATTTCCCGGGATAGAATGACCTGGAAATCGTACTCTTGGTTGTCATGGATGCGtttccctttttcattgatagTAGGCATTGTTCTACAAAAGCTCTTCTCGAATGATATAACGCATTCCAATCGTTTAACATTTTCAAGGAACTACTTTTGGCCTGTGTCAGCATACTTTACCGAAATCCTTTTAGCCAATTACGTTTTGATTAATTGCTGGAATCGTTTTTTCCCCTGTAAAGATGTCAAGAGCTTATCTATTATCGAATTATTCATCATATTATGGGTCATTTTACTGTTTACCTCGAAACTTTTGTATTGTTCCGATTATACGTATACTGGCGTCTATCCCTTCTCGATCTTGTTTATGCTAACTACTATAGCCGCCACATTGAGGCTACTGCGATTAGCGTTAAAGCCAAAAGCGGGAAAGGGGAACGGCATAGAAGTCGTGGATCGCCACTCCGGTTATAGTTCCCTCTCTCAAGTCGATATTGAAGGAGAAAATCATGAAAACACTGAGCAGTTCCGAAATCAGTCCCCATTGTCGCAAGATGAACAATCGAGTAGACAAGATGATAACGTATCAACCACTCTGGCACCTCATGTTAGCGATGATCAAGATGCGGATTTAGGACAACAACAGCACGATGAAAGGGCACCTTTACTGAAGGTATCTAGTCATCCAAGTGAAGAAGCAAATATCATGGGGACTTCTTCAAAGACAAAGTACAATGACTATGCATGGGTCATCCAATTTTTAGTCATTGTAccaatatcatcatttatCTTGTTTAGCAGTGTGGATGCTGTCATGGATGCATTAAATCAAACGGTTCAAGAAGGAAACAAAGCTACATTTGATATAATTAGATTTGGGATGGTGGGTAGTATTTTGATTGCATTACCAATTTTGCCGTTTTTTTACAAGGTCAACTATATGACTATATTGTTGACAGTgttaattttcttgatctcCACATCAAAAACCCTTTTAGAACACCCTTTTACAAATAACAACCCGTTGAAAGTACGATTCTCCCAAAACATTGATTTGTCCCGTGGTGATGGTGCTAGTGTACATGTTTTTGGAAGAGAGggaaatttcttgaaaccAATGCTGGAGGATTTGCCCAGTATAAAATTTAACTCCACCCCCATAAACTGTACTTCTGTAACAAATGGAATGGAACTTTGTATGTATGACGGGATGCAACCAAACTTATTAAGCACAAATGCTAAAACGGACATCAGTAATATGGTGAAGGTACATATTTTAAGTGATAGTCGGAATTCGACAGAGAGATCTCCTTACGAACCAATAGTTGCAGAATTACTCTTGGAAGCGAAGGAGAACAGGGCATGCACTTTATCATTCAACAGTAGGTCCCGGGTGAAATCGCCTGTCAGGGAAGTTACAGTGTATCAAGAGGAGGAATTTGCTTTGCAGCACCCAAATACCTCGAAAACAATCAAAACTAGTTCGGGCATAGATGAATTGCAATTGCATAAACTTGATTTTGATCAAAAAGCCTATCACATTGGGGTTCAGTGGTTCCCAAAAATCTTGACGGACGGCAAtttagaagatgaagatcTGGGTACAAAGGACGAACTTTCTGTATCTATTAGCTGTTATTGGGGAGAATATGATTCGGAATCAGTTGTGAATGGTACCGCTGTAAGAAAAATCCCAgcatttgatgaattgtTAAATTATGCACCAccaactttttcttttaccaACGAGCAAAAGGGTTTAGTAATTGTTAAGGatgttattattttataa
- the ECM8 gene encoding Ecm8p (similar to Saccharomyces cerevisiae ECM8 (YBR076W); ancestral locus Anc_3.297): MDYGYFFPAQHLEETNGVDFWIDSNVEFTQSKRPDSSTSTLTRVLTDTTNISNNSGSLKRKTIKPKKFSQKKIFNNTEYFDFGKGNADCKHVLKSISKQLIFLPRCFQHHSIRGWMKDRYSEFGYKIKRNQHCPPSVCVQTLYNTSRSNVEESIPNDLDSLITYKFMRYSDKKKELMCRFCQGSNWIAAENFLKHLFFAHGILSEFKPHTLYHFESKLLKIQGNLNFKVQVLKEPEFSKKMLSCLTVSVIPSPLAYYTQTLNGGFRRIHVKCPHCENWIRLGWCEYDEIIKDSFQDFESLRNLNADYDGMSYIQTRNREDIEGIYENYFTHYIQCDLAKFRTKCLYVQVITKCN, from the coding sequence ATGGATTATGGCTATTTTTTCCCCGCACAGCACCTTGAAGAAACAAACGGTGTGGACTTCTGGATAGATAGCAATGTCGAATTTACACAGTCTAAAAGACCAGATTCTTCCACTTCTACCCTTACCAGGGTCCTAACGGATACtacaaatatttcaaataacAGTGGATCACttaaaaggaaaacaatcaaaccaaaaaaattctcgcagaagaaaatattcaacaaCACTGAGTATTTTGACTTTGGCAAGGGAAATGCAGATTGTAAACatgttttgaaaagcaTTTCTAAGcaattaatttttcttccaaggTGTTTCCAACATCACAGTATCCGAGGCTGGATGAAAGATCGATATTCGGAATTCGGCTATAAGATAAAGAGAAATCAGCACTGCCCTCCTTCCGTATGCGTACAGACACTCTACAATACTAGCAGATCCAATGTGGAGGAGTCTATTCCCAATGATTTAGATTCCCTCATTACATATAAATTCATGAGGTACTCcgataagaaaaaggagCTAATGTGCAGATTTTGCCAGGGAAGTAATTGGATTGCTGCTGAGAACTTTCTAAAACATTTATTCTTTGCACATGGAATTTTGTCTGAATTCAAGCCACACACTTTGTACCATTTTGAGTCTAAACTAttaaaaattcaaggaaaTCTTAATTTCAAAGTTCAAGTGTTGAAAGAGCCAGAATttagcaaaaaaatgttgagCTGTCTCACTGTATCCGTTATTCCTTCTCCCTTGGCTTACTATACTCAAACATTGAACGGGGGGTTTAGAAGAATCCATGTGAAGTGCCCACATTGTGAAAACTGGATTCGTTTGGGTTGGTGCGAATACGATGAGATTATCAAGgattcttttcaagattttgaGTCTTTGCGAAACCTCAACGCCGATTATGACGGGATGTCGTACATCCAAACGCGTAATAgagaagatattgaaggAATATACGAGAACTATTTCACACACTACATTCAATGTGATTTGGCCAAGTTCCGTACAAAATGTTTATATGTTCAAGTTATAACAAAATGCAATTGA
- the SLM4 gene encoding Slm4p (similar to Saccharomyces cerevisiae SLM4 (YBR077C); ancestral locus Anc_3.300), which yields MVMLHSKNVKVFLESTLKPYDLHSVDFKTSSLQSSILITATNGGILSYATSKSDMSKNSINEINSVNNLKMMSLLIKDKWSEDEKDSAEQITNSCYPVEIDSYKTRIYTYEMEDLHACVAQVPNSDLLLLFIADSTFPYGLLAIKIENAMRELTDLFGYRLG from the coding sequence ATGGTAATGCTTCATTCTAAAAACGTCAAAGTGTTTCTGGAAAGTACTCTGAAACCGTATGATCTGCATTCTGTAGACTTTAAGACATCATCCTTACAGTCGTCTATACTTATAACTGCCACCAATGGAGGTATACTGTCCTATGCAACCTCAAAAAGTGACATGTCGAAAAATTCGATAAACGAAATAAACTCCGTCAACaatctgaaaatgatgaGCTTGCTGATAAAGGATAAGTGGTCAGAGGATGAAAAGGATAGTGCAGAGCAAATCACAAATAGCTGTTACCCTGTTGAGATAGACTCCTacaaaacaagaatatATACCTACGAAATGGAGGATCTGCATGCCTGTGTCGCGCAGGTACCCAACAGCGACCTCCTGCTATTGTTTATTGCGGACAGCACATTTCCCTACGGGTTACTAGCgataaaaatagaaaatgCTATGAGGGAACTCACCGACCTCTTTGGTTACAGACTAGGTTGA